The proteins below come from a single Anguilla rostrata isolate EN2019 chromosome 3, ASM1855537v3, whole genome shotgun sequence genomic window:
- the med7 gene encoding mediator of RNA polymerase II transcription subunit 7 gives MGEPQQVSALPPPPMQYIKEYTDDNVRKGLVPKPPPPIRDSYMMFGNQFQCDDLIIRPLESQGIERLHPMQFDHKRELKKLNMSILVNFLDLLDILIKSPGSVRREEKLEDLKLLFVHMHHLINEYRPHQARETLRVMMEVQRRQRLETAERFQKHLERVLEMIQGCLASLPDDLPQAEGPAAGRPGAARAPRPEPMDLEEAGGGGSAGGVQDRTTAPPPKRDKLWDKDVAMCSIIDEMT, from the coding sequence ACACCGATGACAACGTGCGCAAAGGCCTGGTCCccaagcccccgccccccatacGGGACAGCTACATGATGTTCGGCAACCAGTTCCAGTGCGACGACCTGATCATCCGGCCGCTGGAGAGCCAGGGCATCGAGCGCCTGCACCCCATGCAGTTCGACCACAAGAGGGAGCTGAAGAAGCTCAACATGTCCATCCTGGTGAACTTCCTGGACCTGCTGGACATCCTGATCAAGAGCCCGGGCAGCGTGCGGCGGGAGGAGAAGCTGgaggacctgaagctgctgttcGTGCACATGCACCACCTGATCAACGAGTACCGTCCCCACCAGGCGCGCGAGACTCTGCGCGTGATGATGGAGGtgcagcggcggcagcggctGGAGACCGCAGAGCGCTTCCAGAAGCACCTGGAGCGCGTGCTGGAGATGATCCAGGGCTGCCTGGCCTCGCTGCCCGACGACCTGCCCCAGGCCGAGGGTCCCGCCGCGGGGAGGCCGGGGGCCGCCAGGGCCCCCCGCCCCGAGCCCATGGAcctggaggaggcggggggtgggggctccgCAGGGGGGGTGCAGGACAGGACCACCGCGCCCCCGCCTAAGAGGGACAAGCTGTGGGACAAAGACGTGGCCATGTGCAGTATCATTGATGAGATGACCTGA